The DNA window GATGATGATCAGGGGGGCGCCGGACGAGAGAATGCCGGTCTTGAGCGCCGCCCCGTATCCCTTGTTGCGCGGATGCCGGATGACGCGCGCGCCGGCATCGTCGGCCCGCCTCGCCGTCCGGTCCGCGGACCCGTCGTCCACGACGATCAGCTCCGCCCGCAGGGGGAGGGCCCTGATCTGGCGGATGACCTCGGAGATCCCATCCTCCTCGTTGTAGGCGGGAATGACGATGCTGACCGCGGGGCTGATCGCTGTTTCCATGTGCGATTCCCGAATCTAGGGGAATCCGGTAGGGCCCGCAAGGAGAGGAAAGACCGGCCTTTGACCGAAGGGCGCGGCGCCGGGTAGCCTGTTTCCTGGCCGCCCGTCCCGGGCAGCGAGGGGGAAATCCGGCATTGAGGTCCTGGAAGATCGTCGAGCATGGCCCGCCGTCCGTCCTGAGAGTCGTGGAGGGGCCCGAAGCCGCGCCGGGTCCGGGGCAAGTCCTGCTGCGGATCGACGCGGTCGGACTGAACCACCTCGACCTCTGGGTGAGGCGCGGAGTGTCGGGCCACCGCTTCCCGCTTCCCCTGGTCCCGGGATCCGACATCGCGGCGACGATCGAGCGGGTCGGCTCCTCGGTCGAGGGATGGAGGCCCGGCGACGAGGTCCTGCTCGCGCCGGCGTCCGGTTGCGGGGATTGCGCGTCCTGCCTGGGCGGCGCCGACCATCTCTGCGCGCGCTACGAGATCCTCGGAGAAACGACGGATGGAGGGTGCCGGGAGCGGATGGTCGCCCCGGCGGCCTCCCTCATGCGGCGGCCCCCGCATCTCTCCGCGGAGGAGGCCGCATCGATCCCCCTCTCCCTCCTCACCGCATGGCACATGATCGTCGATCGAGCGCGCCTGCGCTCCGGCGAGACGGTGCTGGTGCAGGCGGCGGGCAGCGGCGTCGGAGTGATGGCGATCCAGATCGCCAGGCGCATGGGGGTCCGCGTTCTCGCCACGGCCGGCAACGCGGAGAAGGCAAAGAAGGCGAGACGCCTTGGCGCCGACGAGGTGATCCTCTATCGGGAGACCGATTTCCTCGACGAAGTCCGCCGCCTGACGAACCGCCGCGGCGTCGATGTCGTGATCGAGCACGTCGGCGCAGAGACCTGGGATCGGAGCATGAGGGCGCTCGTCAAGGGCGGACGGCTCGTCATCTGCGGCGCCACGTCGGGGCCCCATGTCACGCTCGACCTGCGGCGCCTCTTCTTCAAGGGCCTCTCGCTCCTCGGATCGACGATGGGAAGCCGTAGCGAGATGGATGAGGCGCTGCGGCACGTGGAACCCGGGGGAATCTCCCCCGTCCTGGATCGCGTCT is part of the Candidatus Eisenbacteria bacterium genome and encodes:
- a CDS encoding zinc-binding dehydrogenase encodes the protein MRSWKIVEHGPPSVLRVVEGPEAAPGPGQVLLRIDAVGLNHLDLWVRRGVSGHRFPLPLVPGSDIAATIERVGSSVEGWRPGDEVLLAPASGCGDCASCLGGADHLCARYEILGETTDGGCRERMVAPAASLMRRPPHLSAEEAASIPLSLLTAWHMIVDRARLRSGETVLVQAAGSGVGVMAIQIARRMGVRVLATAGNAEKAKKARRLGADEVILYRETDFLDEVRRLTNRRGVDVVIEHVGAETWDRSMRALVKGGRLVICGATSGPHVTLDLRRLFFKGLSLLGSTMGSRSEMDEALRHVEPGGISPVLDRVFRMEDLPDAHAYLEGRSAFGKVVVRGFGR